One Aneurinibacillus migulanus genomic region harbors:
- the hemA gene encoding glutamyl-tRNA reductase — protein sequence MHILTIGLNYRTAPVEIRERFAFLEQDKPEALAKLQNTKSILECVIVGTCNRTEIYAVVDQLHTGRHFTKNYLSEWFGVPREEFIDHIYIKENDTAVQHLFRVACGLDSMVLGETQILGQIKDAFALSQSQGATGTVFNKLFQQTITLAKRAHSETEINKNAVSTSYAAIELGKKVFGYFDNKTVLVLGAGKMSELTAKHLHANGAPRVLVANRTYERAVSLAEKFRGIAMPMDQLQDALVLADIVISSTGSDDYVVTKRDVETIMRKRRQRPLFMIDIAVPRDLDPAINDLDGVYLYDIDDLEGIVAANMRERAREAEKIGIMIGEELVAFKTWLNTLGVGPLISALREKLLTHQQEAMRNIENKCPELTEKEIRMINKQTRSLINQIMHDPIVRIKEMSGQPGADEALDMFIKLFALENSFEEAEQEVEEKEASYIPVRHRRVLTEQQAF from the coding sequence ATGCACATTCTAACAATCGGATTAAATTACCGTACGGCCCCGGTGGAGATCCGTGAGCGATTCGCATTTTTGGAGCAGGACAAGCCGGAAGCGTTGGCGAAGCTGCAGAACACAAAGAGCATATTAGAGTGTGTAATTGTTGGCACTTGTAACCGAACCGAAATTTACGCGGTCGTCGATCAATTACACACGGGCCGCCACTTCACGAAGAACTATTTGTCGGAGTGGTTCGGTGTGCCGCGAGAAGAATTCATTGATCACATTTATATTAAAGAAAATGACACGGCTGTGCAGCATCTATTCCGTGTAGCCTGTGGTCTTGACTCCATGGTGCTTGGCGAAACGCAGATTCTCGGACAGATTAAAGATGCATTCGCACTGTCCCAGTCACAGGGTGCTACCGGTACGGTGTTCAATAAGCTGTTTCAACAGACGATTACGCTGGCCAAACGTGCCCATTCAGAAACGGAAATCAATAAAAATGCCGTTTCGACAAGCTATGCTGCTATTGAACTTGGTAAGAAAGTATTCGGTTACTTTGATAATAAAACGGTTCTTGTACTTGGAGCGGGCAAGATGAGTGAGTTGACCGCAAAACACCTTCATGCAAATGGTGCTCCGCGCGTGCTTGTGGCTAACCGCACATATGAGCGTGCCGTCTCACTGGCAGAGAAATTTCGTGGGATAGCTATGCCGATGGACCAATTGCAGGATGCGCTTGTTCTTGCCGATATTGTCATCAGTTCAACTGGTTCGGATGACTATGTAGTAACAAAGCGGGACGTGGAAACGATTATGCGCAAGCGCCGCCAACGTCCGCTGTTTATGATAGACATTGCGGTGCCGCGAGATCTGGACCCAGCGATTAATGATCTGGACGGAGTATATTTGTATGATATCGACGACCTGGAGGGCATTGTTGCCGCCAATATGCGTGAAAGAGCCCGTGAAGCCGAGAAAATCGGTATCATGATCGGCGAAGAGCTGGTCGCTTTTAAAACGTGGCTTAATACGCTAGGTGTAGGTCCTCTAATCAGCGCACTGCGCGAGAAGCTTCTCACGCATCAGCAGGAAGCGATGCGCAATATTGAAAATAAATGCCCGGAGTTAACCGAGAAGGAAATCCGGATGATTAATAAACAGACACGCAGTCTGATTAACCAGATTATGCATGATCCGATTGTCCGCATCAAGGAAATGTCCGGACAGCCGGGCGCGGATGAAGCGCTGGATATGTTCATTAAACTGTTCGCGTTAGAGAATTCGTTTGAAGAGGCGGAGCAAGAAGTGGAAGAGAAAGAAGCTTCTTATATCCCGGTTCGTCACCGACGTGTACTGACTGAACAGCAGGCTTTCTAG
- a CDS encoding uroporphyrinogen-III synthase: protein MNTDYSLAGKRIVVTRAREQAGELIRKIEERGGEALVCPVIRFVPPTDLTVLDDALRRLSTFDWIFFTSVNGVAFFFQRIQELEVNMDEFTGRITAVGTKTAAALEARGLSVQHIPGKFTAEHLIETMHDKLKPGQKVLLPRSAIGRDVLPEGLMALGVEVTDAPAYDTVKSEENIAQLMSELKEKQVDIITFTSPSTVRYFLSSFSLTERQRYLEGVHIAVIGPITEKAVREEGLQVHIIGNEYSIDGLIEAMSNYTGWQSRRRI from the coding sequence ATGAACACGGACTATTCCCTCGCAGGCAAACGTATTGTAGTTACAAGAGCGCGTGAGCAAGCGGGAGAACTTATCCGTAAAATCGAAGAACGGGGGGGCGAGGCACTTGTCTGTCCGGTGATTCGATTCGTTCCTCCCACGGACTTGACAGTACTTGATGATGCACTGCGACGGCTTTCCACGTTTGACTGGATCTTTTTCACTAGTGTGAATGGAGTTGCCTTCTTCTTTCAGCGCATACAGGAACTTGAGGTGAATATGGATGAATTCACTGGTCGAATTACCGCAGTAGGAACAAAAACAGCCGCCGCGCTCGAAGCACGGGGGCTTTCTGTGCAACATATCCCGGGTAAATTTACAGCTGAACATCTGATTGAAACAATGCATGATAAGCTAAAACCGGGACAGAAGGTGCTTCTTCCCCGATCTGCCATTGGGCGAGATGTGTTACCTGAGGGTCTTATGGCGCTTGGTGTAGAAGTGACAGACGCGCCCGCTTATGATACGGTAAAGTCAGAGGAAAATATTGCCCAGCTCATGAGCGAACTGAAAGAAAAACAAGTTGATATAATTACATTTACAAGCCCGTCGACCGTACGTTACTTTCTGTCCAGTTTTAGCCTGACCGAAAGGCAGCGATATCTCGAAGGCGTGCATATCGCTGTTATCGGTCCAATTACAGAAAAGGCGGTACGGGAAGAAGGGCTTCAAGTCCATATAATAGGCAATGAATATAGCATTGACGGGCTGATTGAGGCCATGTCGAATTATACCGGGTGGCAATCCCGAAGGAGGATATGA
- a CDS encoding cytochrome C assembly family protein, translating into MLHESLIYDAIVYIYACSILLYFADFLNRSRKVNRIAFWLLAVVWTLQSVFFVLSMLEKEYFPVLTLFETLFFYSWILVSFSLIINYLFRIDLLVFFTNVLGFAVLALNFFANKDASPMVTERLTSELLFIHISLALLAYGMFSLSFIFSLMYLVEDRMLKQKMWNKWLQRLPGLGLLDLYSYRLNMVGVPLLLLALILGAIWAHIKVSANIWLDPKVLVSIAVLAVYSLYLYQRVTYGWVGRKLALWNAAAFSLILLNYLISGSILSFHQWL; encoded by the coding sequence TTGCTTCACGAAAGCTTAATCTACGATGCTATCGTTTACATTTACGCTTGCAGTATTCTGCTGTACTTTGCAGATTTTCTAAACCGTAGCCGGAAGGTAAATCGAATTGCCTTCTGGCTGCTTGCCGTTGTGTGGACGCTACAAAGCGTCTTTTTTGTCCTTAGTATGCTGGAAAAAGAGTATTTTCCTGTATTGACGTTATTTGAAACGCTCTTTTTTTATTCATGGATACTGGTTAGTTTTTCCTTGATTATCAATTATTTGTTTCGTATTGACTTATTGGTATTTTTCACGAACGTGCTCGGCTTTGCTGTACTGGCATTAAATTTCTTCGCCAATAAAGATGCTTCGCCAATGGTGACAGAGCGTCTAACATCGGAGCTTTTGTTCATTCATATTAGTCTGGCGTTGCTCGCATACGGTATGTTCTCACTTTCGTTTATCTTTTCGTTAATGTATCTGGTTGAAGACCGGATGCTGAAGCAGAAAATGTGGAATAAATGGTTGCAGAGACTCCCTGGGCTTGGCCTGCTTGACTTGTATTCGTACCGCCTGAACATGGTGGGAGTGCCGCTTTTACTCTTAGCTCTTATTTTGGGTGCCATCTGGGCGCATATTAAAGTAAGCGCAAATATTTGGCTTGATCCGAAGGTGCTTGTCTCGATAGCCGTACTCGCTGTCTATTCACTCTATCTATACCAGCGGGTTACGTATGGATGGGTTGGCCGGAAGCTGGCTTTGTGGAATGCAGCGGCGTTTTCTCTGATTTTGCTGAACTACTTGATCTCCGGATCGATTTTGTCTTTTCATCAGTGGTTATAG
- a CDS encoding RNA degradosome polyphosphate kinase, translating into MGKSISVNEREAKVDFDCTSYYINRELSWLAFNGRVLEEAEDTNNPVLERLKFLAITSSNLDEFFMVRVGSMKDQEKHGITTPENKAGMTPRQQLAAISIEAHNMVDRQYEVLHQELIPLLASCGISFSKPEDLTEEQRTFLRTYFYDRIYPVLTPMAVDASRPFPMLLNKSVNLAVMLESEKDGKSKVLFAVVQVPSVLPRYIRLPSQEGAAQFILLEDVICHYIDFLFKGNRILSVKPFRITRNADLTLDEEGAEDLLKEIQKELKKRRWGAAVRLEVTCDMDDYMKGILQESLEIESCDVYEVPGPLDLTFLMKFYSVPGYIELRYQSLLPQPPADFIGENNIFEAIVHKDILVHHPYESFDPVVHFVKQAAEDPNVLAIKQTLYRVSGDSPIVNALAKAAENGKQVTVLLELKARFDEENNIVWAKKLDKAGCHVIYGLVGLKTHCKITLVVRQEGQKLVRYVHLGTGNYNDSTARLYTDLGMFTCNEQFGIDASYIFNHLSGYSKTPKWKKIEAAPNGLRNKILQLIDNEIAKSTPEHPGRIILKMNSLTDKKLIKALFKASAAGVQIDMIIRGICCLRPGIPGVSENIRVRSIVDRFLEHARIFYFQNGGDERVYLSSADWMTRNMERRVEIMFPVEVESLKKRVKEILNIQLQDNVKARVLDSQGIYTMIKPRDGEKRVHSQPHFHNVAVKNTKKIRQTPYMKQLKPKTHVEEK; encoded by the coding sequence ATGGGGAAGAGTATTAGTGTAAATGAACGGGAAGCTAAGGTGGATTTTGATTGTACGTCCTATTATATTAACCGGGAGCTAAGCTGGCTGGCGTTCAACGGCCGCGTATTGGAAGAAGCTGAGGATACGAACAATCCGGTATTAGAACGGCTCAAGTTCCTTGCTATTACTAGCTCCAATCTGGATGAATTTTTTATGGTACGTGTGGGTTCCATGAAAGATCAGGAGAAGCACGGTATTACTACGCCGGAGAACAAGGCGGGCATGACGCCACGCCAGCAGCTGGCGGCGATTTCAATTGAAGCGCACAACATGGTAGATAGACAATATGAAGTGCTACACCAGGAGCTTATTCCGCTTCTAGCCTCATGCGGCATTTCCTTTTCAAAGCCGGAGGATTTAACGGAAGAGCAGCGTACATTTTTACGCACATATTTCTATGATCGGATTTATCCTGTGCTAACGCCAATGGCAGTAGATGCAAGCAGACCGTTTCCTATGCTGCTGAACAAAAGCGTCAACCTTGCTGTGATGCTTGAAAGCGAAAAGGATGGAAAGAGCAAAGTTTTATTTGCGGTTGTACAGGTTCCTTCCGTTCTACCGCGTTATATTCGTCTGCCGAGTCAAGAAGGCGCCGCACAGTTTATTCTGCTGGAGGATGTAATCTGCCATTACATTGATTTTCTATTCAAAGGCAACCGCATTCTGTCGGTTAAGCCATTTCGTATTACGCGTAACGCTGATCTTACTCTAGACGAGGAAGGCGCGGAAGATTTGCTAAAAGAAATACAAAAAGAGTTGAAAAAACGCCGTTGGGGTGCGGCGGTGCGCCTGGAAGTAACTTGCGACATGGACGATTATATGAAAGGGATATTACAGGAGTCACTAGAGATTGAGTCATGTGATGTCTATGAAGTACCGGGGCCCCTCGATCTCACATTTTTAATGAAGTTCTATTCTGTGCCAGGATACATCGAATTGCGTTATCAAAGTTTGCTGCCACAGCCTCCGGCCGATTTTATCGGGGAGAACAATATTTTTGAGGCAATCGTTCATAAAGACATTCTCGTTCATCACCCGTATGAATCATTTGATCCGGTTGTTCATTTCGTCAAGCAGGCGGCAGAAGACCCTAATGTATTGGCTATTAAGCAGACACTGTATCGGGTTAGCGGAGATTCCCCAATTGTCAATGCGCTAGCAAAAGCGGCAGAGAATGGCAAACAGGTAACCGTGTTGCTGGAATTGAAAGCGCGATTTGATGAAGAAAACAATATCGTCTGGGCTAAAAAATTAGATAAAGCAGGCTGCCATGTCATTTATGGGCTGGTAGGGCTGAAAACGCACTGCAAAATTACACTCGTAGTACGTCAGGAAGGGCAAAAGCTTGTACGATACGTCCATTTGGGCACCGGAAATTATAACGATTCGACGGCCAGATTGTATACGGACTTAGGAATGTTTACATGCAATGAACAGTTTGGCATCGATGCTTCTTATATTTTTAATCATCTCTCCGGGTATTCAAAAACACCTAAGTGGAAGAAGATAGAAGCTGCACCGAATGGATTGCGTAATAAGATTCTCCAGCTAATCGATAACGAAATCGCGAAAAGTACACCGGAACATCCAGGCCGCATTATTTTAAAAATGAACTCTCTTACAGATAAAAAGCTCATTAAAGCATTGTTCAAAGCATCCGCAGCCGGCGTGCAGATCGATATGATTATTCGCGGTATTTGTTGCTTGCGCCCCGGTATCCCGGGTGTGAGTGAAAACATTCGTGTGCGCAGTATCGTCGACCGTTTCCTTGAACATGCCCGTATCTTTTACTTCCAGAACGGTGGCGACGAACGAGTGTATCTTTCGAGTGCCGATTGGATGACACGCAACATGGAACGCCGCGTAGAAATTATGTTCCCAGTCGAGGTAGAATCGCTTAAAAAGCGAGTAAAAGAAATACTTAACATACAGTTGCAGGATAACGTGAAGGCAAGAGTATTGGATTCTCAGGGTATCTATACGATGATAAAGCCGAGAGATGGGGAAAAGCGGGTGCATAGCCAGCCGCATTTTCACAATGTAGCTGTAAAAAACACGAAAAAAATCCGGCAAACTCCTTATATGAAGCAATTAAAACCAAAAACGCATGTAGAAGAAAAATAA
- the hemC gene encoding hydroxymethylbilane synthase, translating to MRKIVVGSRQSALALTQTNWVIERLKAFGLPFEFEVKKIVTKGDRILDVTLSKVGGKGLFVKEIEQALLDGEIDMAVHSMKDMPAVLPPGLTIGCVPKRVDVRDVLISEDNQPLDKLPSGAIVGTSSLRRAAQLKAFRPDLVIEPIRGNIDTRMRKLKEESFSAIILAAAGLERMQWNGNITEFLPVEISLPAVGQGALAIECRADDKELLALLDKLNDKDTALAVKAERAFLRTLEGGCQVPIAAHATVTDDKVSLTGLVADPDGHTILKENMESDDPEALGVNLAYKLKEQGAGDILEKVYKENQA from the coding sequence ATGAGAAAAATTGTAGTAGGCTCCAGACAGAGCGCCCTGGCGTTGACGCAGACTAATTGGGTAATTGAACGTCTGAAAGCCTTTGGATTGCCATTCGAATTCGAAGTGAAGAAGATTGTTACAAAAGGCGATCGCATCCTGGATGTGACTCTATCTAAGGTAGGCGGGAAAGGACTTTTTGTCAAAGAAATTGAACAGGCGCTGCTCGATGGAGAAATTGATATGGCTGTACATAGTATGAAGGATATGCCGGCTGTGCTTCCGCCGGGTCTTACGATTGGCTGCGTACCGAAGCGGGTGGATGTGAGGGATGTACTTATTAGTGAAGATAACCAGCCACTTGATAAACTGCCGTCCGGAGCGATTGTGGGCACAAGCAGTCTACGCCGTGCAGCCCAGTTGAAAGCATTTCGCCCAGACCTTGTAATCGAGCCAATCCGTGGCAATATTGATACGCGGATGCGCAAGTTGAAAGAAGAAAGCTTCTCCGCGATTATTCTTGCGGCTGCTGGCCTAGAGCGCATGCAGTGGAATGGCAACATTACAGAATTTCTACCGGTAGAAATTAGCTTGCCTGCAGTTGGACAAGGGGCATTGGCCATTGAATGCCGTGCGGACGATAAGGAATTGTTAGCACTGCTGGATAAATTAAATGACAAGGATACAGCGCTTGCTGTTAAGGCAGAGCGTGCCTTTCTGCGTACGCTTGAAGGCGGATGTCAGGTACCAATCGCCGCTCATGCTACCGTCACAGATGACAAGGTTTCTTTAACGGGCCTTGTTGCCGATCCGGATGGTCATACGATACTGAAAGAAAATATGGAAAGCGACGATCCGGAAGCACTTGGCGTGAACCTGGCTTACAAACTAAAAGAGCAGGGCGCGGGTGACATTCTGGAAAAGGTATATAAGGAAAATCAGGCATGA
- a CDS encoding Ppx/GppA phosphatase family protein — protein MGKYRAVIDMGSNSVRLVIYYESAEGASYEVDNIKNTIRLSAFLNEYNEIVEQGIAEVVRVLTQYRQLCEARTVSSVTGVATATVRKARNKDDFLRRIRETTGFSFRVLSGEEEAYYGYLAVVNSMCVTEGFTIDIGGASSELVRISNRRLVESHSFPFGAVTLTRQFFQGEIPTTEELAALEKYITDQFTSHPWLREKELPIVGMGGTVRNLAKVHQRMMRYPFASLHHYEMRKYQVDAVFHYLKDLSPVQMQGVEGLSKERADIVIAGIVIIKALLNHIGSERFIVSNKGLRDGVYMESRLKTQSSVLVEDVIEEGIRTLMIHYKVNVLHARHVECLCRTLFEQLAKEGLHGYGTEEWLLLSIAAHLHDIGRTINLGEWQQHTFYLMVHVLLPGLTHKQRLLAALIASYKGPKRMQQLAAPYESMITEAEQQMAEQLGILLLMARALDRTESQQVSEVMLARTSDVIILHCRGNVDGRSLEAKTLEEHKKKFKKQFGLPLQIKWMKP, from the coding sequence ATGGGTAAATACAGGGCGGTTATCGACATGGGATCGAATTCCGTGCGGCTGGTAATTTATTACGAATCGGCCGAAGGGGCTTCCTATGAAGTTGATAATATAAAAAACACGATTCGACTAAGTGCATTTCTTAATGAATATAATGAAATTGTCGAGCAAGGCATAGCAGAAGTAGTCAGGGTATTAACTCAATACCGGCAGCTTTGCGAGGCACGAACCGTGTCATCCGTTACAGGCGTAGCTACGGCAACTGTACGCAAAGCAAGAAATAAAGACGATTTCTTAAGACGTATCCGGGAAACTACGGGCTTTTCATTTCGTGTACTTTCTGGAGAAGAAGAAGCATATTACGGATATTTGGCTGTAGTGAATTCGATGTGTGTGACCGAGGGTTTTACGATTGATATTGGCGGCGCCAGTTCCGAATTGGTAAGGATCTCGAACCGCCGATTAGTTGAGAGCCATAGCTTTCCTTTCGGAGCAGTAACGTTGACACGACAGTTCTTTCAGGGAGAGATTCCGACCACAGAAGAGCTGGCGGCATTGGAGAAGTACATTACGGATCAGTTTACTTCTCATCCCTGGTTGAGAGAAAAGGAGCTTCCAATTGTCGGCATGGGGGGGACGGTGCGTAATCTGGCGAAAGTTCATCAGAGAATGATGCGCTATCCATTTGCCAGTCTGCATCATTATGAAATGAGGAAATACCAGGTTGATGCGGTCTTTCATTATCTGAAAGACCTTTCTCCGGTGCAAATGCAAGGAGTAGAAGGATTGTCGAAAGAAAGAGCGGATATTGTTATCGCAGGTATTGTTATTATTAAAGCCCTTCTGAACCATATTGGAAGTGAGCGCTTTATTGTCAGCAATAAAGGATTACGCGATGGCGTATATATGGAGTCACGCTTAAAGACGCAGTCTAGCGTACTTGTGGAAGATGTGATTGAAGAGGGAATCCGTACCCTTATGATTCATTATAAGGTGAACGTGTTGCATGCGCGACATGTAGAGTGTCTATGCCGTACGTTGTTCGAACAATTAGCGAAGGAAGGATTACACGGGTATGGCACAGAAGAATGGCTTCTGCTAAGCATCGCTGCCCATTTGCATGATATTGGACGTACGATTAATCTCGGGGAGTGGCAGCAGCACACTTTTTATTTGATGGTTCATGTGCTTCTCCCCGGTCTTACGCATAAGCAACGTCTTCTTGCAGCCTTAATCGCTTCTTACAAAGGACCGAAACGGATGCAGCAGTTGGCAGCTCCGTATGAATCGATGATAACGGAAGCTGAGCAGCAAATGGCAGAACAATTGGGGATCCTTTTACTAATGGCACGGGCATTAGATCGGACAGAAAGCCAACAAGTATCCGAAGTAATGCTTGCGCGTACAAGCGATGTGATTATCCTACACTGTAGGGGTAATGTGGATGGGCGGTCTTTGGAAGCGAAGACGCTGGAAGAGCATAAAAAGAAATTTAAAAAACAGTTCGGGCTTCCACTTCAAATCAAGTGGATGAAACCATAG
- the hemB gene encoding porphobilinogen synthase — MSLYFQRHRRLRTTAAMRNLVRETYLHPNDFIYPLFVVEGNNVKQEISSMPGVFHYSLDRLEQEVQEVTELGIQSLIVFGVPNEKDACGSEAYAENGIVQQAIRKIKGWSPELVTMADTCLCQYTEHGHCGMIHEGYVDNDSSLELLVKTAVSQAAAGADVIAPSNMMDGFVAAIRHGLDEAGFINTPVMSYAVKYASQFYGPFRDAAHSTPQFGDRKTYQMDPANRREALREAASDVQEGADMLMVKPAMAYMDIIREVKDNFDLPVAAYNVSGEYSMIKAAAERGWVDEKGITLELLTGLKRAGADMILTYSAKDAARWLKEID, encoded by the coding sequence ATGTCTTTATATTTTCAACGCCATCGCCGTCTGCGTACAACAGCAGCGATGAGAAACCTGGTCCGTGAAACGTATCTACATCCGAACGATTTCATCTATCCGCTGTTCGTAGTGGAAGGAAACAATGTGAAGCAAGAAATTTCTTCCATGCCGGGCGTATTCCATTATTCACTTGATAGATTGGAACAAGAAGTTCAGGAAGTGACCGAACTAGGAATTCAATCGCTTATTGTATTCGGCGTACCGAACGAAAAGGACGCATGCGGTTCGGAAGCGTATGCAGAGAATGGAATTGTTCAGCAAGCGATCCGCAAAATCAAAGGATGGTCACCTGAGCTTGTGACTATGGCTGATACTTGTCTGTGCCAATATACGGAACATGGGCATTGCGGTATGATTCATGAAGGATATGTCGATAACGACTCCAGCCTGGAATTGCTCGTGAAAACAGCTGTATCTCAGGCAGCTGCTGGTGCGGATGTGATTGCACCATCTAATATGATGGATGGATTCGTAGCTGCGATTCGCCATGGACTTGATGAAGCAGGCTTTATTAATACGCCGGTTATGTCATATGCGGTAAAATACGCATCCCAATTCTACGGACCGTTCCGTGACGCCGCGCATTCGACACCACAATTTGGCGATCGTAAGACATATCAGATGGATCCAGCCAATCGCAGGGAAGCATTGCGCGAAGCGGCTTCCGATGTACAAGAGGGCGCGGATATGCTGATGGTGAAGCCAGCTATGGCTTACATGGATATTATTCGTGAAGTGAAAGATAACTTCGATCTTCCTGTAGCGGCTTACAACGTAAGCGGAGAATATTCGATGATTAAGGCGGCTGCTGAACGCGGATGGGTAGATGAGAAAGGGATTACGCTTGAGCTTCTAACTGGTCTAAAACGGGCTGGGGCTGATATGATTCTTACGTATTCCGCAAAAGATGCTGCACGCTGGCTTAAGGAAATCGATTAG
- a CDS encoding methyl-accepting chemotaxis protein, producing the protein MEKLLHTRSARSGLAKVQRVAKKVENILQKSGSLEYCTEEIRKIMDEELNNDEYFVLVDEKGYGLLHTNRLREGTLFNDKVGEKAATTDVPLLQLYARNTGEVLIDASCLIVKLEGGQRYNLRMGRLVHRPFLTPAVFGLGIFPSLIGATVGFFMGASAPGFYLGVTLSLLIGIGGAVVFYYQLQNRLKDWYRVTRSISAGNLTVVASNHGRNQFAQMGYELNKIVIGTRDIIRELAASAEVTQEVSGHQANESRQLAETFEQMSTMMQTFREGTEGQLASLEELRAMMAQMMSEVRRMQEHMDSARRLSSQVTEISRRGAAAVEDSEHQMKQIESAVEDSVYAISQVSKSTEEITNKVSAITHIARQTNMLALNASIEAARAGESGKGFAVVAGEVRKLAENTSVFAEDILQTLENTRSQAMQAAEKAIMSVGAIEKGMQVGQIAGEAIQEMSGAAERTRHQVASNYELANQVMVDIVEIEKIIEGLTDIAEQFSSSMARGAAAMDEKVVGIQQLAEDAELLSAQSQSLHKVVKRFVI; encoded by the coding sequence ATGGAAAAGCTGTTACACACACGCAGTGCTAGATCCGGTCTCGCTAAAGTGCAGCGCGTCGCCAAAAAAGTGGAAAACATCCTTCAAAAATCCGGTTCATTGGAGTATTGTACCGAAGAAATAAGAAAAATAATGGATGAAGAATTGAACAATGATGAATATTTTGTGCTTGTTGATGAAAAAGGCTATGGTTTGTTGCACACGAACCGGTTGCGGGAAGGCACGCTGTTTAATGATAAGGTTGGAGAGAAGGCAGCAACTACAGATGTGCCGCTTCTACAATTGTATGCGCGCAATACAGGTGAGGTGCTAATAGATGCTTCCTGTTTGATTGTTAAGTTAGAAGGCGGACAGCGATACAATCTGAGGATGGGCCGTCTGGTGCATCGACCATTTCTTACACCAGCCGTTTTCGGATTGGGAATCTTTCCTTCCCTTATCGGCGCAACAGTCGGGTTTTTTATGGGAGCAAGCGCACCTGGTTTTTATTTGGGTGTAACGCTATCATTGCTTATTGGTATAGGGGGCGCCGTAGTTTTTTATTATCAGCTTCAGAACCGTCTGAAAGATTGGTATCGGGTAACTCGGAGCATTTCTGCTGGCAATCTAACAGTAGTGGCTTCGAATCATGGAAGAAACCAGTTTGCCCAAATGGGTTATGAGTTAAATAAAATCGTTATTGGTACCCGTGACATCATTCGCGAACTGGCTGCTTCCGCCGAAGTGACGCAGGAAGTCAGTGGACATCAGGCTAATGAATCACGGCAGTTAGCTGAAACATTCGAACAAATGTCCACAATGATGCAGACATTCCGTGAAGGCACGGAAGGACAGCTTGCATCACTTGAAGAGCTTAGGGCGATGATGGCTCAGATGATGAGTGAAGTACGCAGGATGCAAGAACATATGGACAGTGCACGTCGCCTCTCTTCACAGGTGACGGAGATCTCCAGACGAGGTGCAGCGGCAGTAGAAGACTCAGAACATCAGATGAAACAAATAGAATCCGCTGTGGAAGACTCGGTCTATGCCATCTCCCAGGTTTCAAAGAGTACGGAAGAGATTACGAATAAGGTATCAGCTATTACTCATATTGCCCGACAGACAAATATGCTTGCATTGAATGCGTCTATTGAAGCGGCACGTGCAGGGGAGAGTGGAAAAGGATTTGCGGTGGTGGCGGGTGAAGTCCGCAAGTTGGCCGAGAATACCTCAGTATTCGCCGAAGATATTCTGCAAACATTAGAAAATACTCGAAGCCAGGCTATGCAAGCTGCAGAGAAGGCAATAATGAGTGTAGGAGCTATTGAGAAAGGTATGCAGGTCGGACAGATAGCAGGAGAAGCTATTCAAGAGATGAGCGGTGCTGCGGAACGGACGAGACATCAGGTTGCCTCCAATTATGAATTAGCTAATCAGGTGATGGTGGACATTGTAGAGATTGAGAAGATTATCGAAGGACTTACAGACATTGCTGAACAGTTTAGCAGTTCCATGGCGCGCGGCGCGGCAGCCATGGATGAAAAGGTGGTCGGTATCCAGCAGTTGGCCGAAGACGCGGAATTATTATCTGCACAATCTCAATCTCTTCACAAAGTTGTTAAACGTTTCGTTATTTAG